From a region of the Thiomicrorhabdus sp. genome:
- a CDS encoding SMP-30/gluconolactonase/LRE family protein — MSAIPHIKKVDIVWLIGDVMDVQVLNKKGLLVALGLFFTGLVSLSSISVVHAANTADAKNSVNIVVDNVGFQTPESVEYDAKHDVYLVANIHGSPFDKDNNGFISKLSPDGKVLDLKWIAGGKNGVKLSAPKGMVADGNTLYVADIDTIRTFDLTTGKPMASFPIAGSSFLNGVTPSSQGGVWVTDSGVAAGFKPAGTDAIYHVSAKGDITTLTKGQDLGRPNGILEKDGQLIMVTIASGQVHRFDLQGKLLSSEKLPYNKLDGLITDNNGNVIFSSWKAQAIKEMQNNAEPKTLFSGLESPADLGFDSKRERLLIPSFLTNKVWIKSLVNN; from the coding sequence ATGAGTGCGATACCTCATATCAAAAAAGTAGATATTGTCTGGTTAATTGGAGATGTTATGGACGTTCAAGTTTTAAATAAAAAAGGTTTGTTGGTTGCTTTAGGATTGTTTTTTACAGGCCTGGTAAGCTTATCTTCTATCTCTGTAGTTCATGCGGCAAATACGGCCGATGCTAAAAATTCTGTAAATATTGTAGTGGATAATGTCGGTTTTCAAACGCCTGAATCGGTAGAGTATGACGCTAAACATGATGTTTATTTGGTGGCAAATATTCATGGAAGCCCTTTTGATAAAGACAATAATGGTTTTATCTCCAAGCTTAGTCCAGATGGGAAAGTTTTGGATTTAAAATGGATAGCAGGTGGTAAAAATGGGGTTAAATTAAGTGCTCCAAAAGGTATGGTTGCGGATGGCAATACGCTTTATGTCGCTGATATTGATACGATTCGCACTTTTGATTTGACCACCGGAAAGCCAATGGCGAGTTTCCCTATTGCAGGCAGTTCATTTTTAAATGGGGTTACGCCATCGTCACAAGGGGGTGTCTGGGTAACCGATAGTGGTGTAGCTGCAGGGTTTAAACCAGCAGGAACCGATGCGATTTACCATGTATCAGCTAAAGGTGATATTACTACTTTAACTAAGGGGCAAGATTTGGGTCGTCCAAACGGTATTCTTGAAAAAGATGGTCAATTGATTATGGTGACTATCGCTAGTGGTCAAGTGCATCGTTTTGATTTACAAGGTAAGTTGTTAAGCAGTGAAAAGCTACCGTATAACAAGTTAGACGGTTTGATTACTGACAATAATGGCAATGTGATTTTTTCTAGTTGGAAAGCACAAGCTATTAAAGAGATGCAAAATAATGCTGAACCAAAAACGTTGTTTTCAGGATTAGAGTCACCAGCTGATTTAGGTTTTGATAGCAAACGTGAACGCCTATTGATTCCATCATTTTTAACCAATAAAGTGTGGATTAAATCACTAGTTAACAATTAA